A stretch of Oreochromis aureus strain Israel breed Guangdong linkage group 11, ZZ_aureus, whole genome shotgun sequence DNA encodes these proteins:
- the pitpnc1b gene encoding cytoplasmic phosphatidylinositol transfer protein 1b: MLMKEYRICMPLTVDEYRIGQLYMISKHSCEQSGGGEGVEVVRNEPDNHPKYGAGQLTEKRIYLSSKLPSWVKAFVPRIFYVTEKAWNFYPYTITEYSVSFLPKFSIRIETRFENNNGDNDNVFGDKPTPAENVCFLDILSDPIPEKHYKESEDLSLWQSSKTGRGPLEKGWRDSHKPVMCSYKRVECSFEVYGFQTKTEEFIHRNIRDILLVGHRQAVAWVDEWHGLCLEEVREYERTMQEKTNSKVKCSQNSTDSGVVPRPAFFRSISVTDERSLKKMGVTTAAVPDPSHSTIRLNSTPE; the protein is encoded by the exons ATGTTGATGAAAGAGTACCGCATATGCATGCCACTGACTGTGGATGAG TACAGGATTGGGCAATTGTACATGATCAGTAAGCACAGCTGTGAGCAGAGTGGTGGGGGAGAGGGGGTGGAGGTGGTGAGGAATGAGCCAGATAATCACCCCAAGTACGGAGCGGGACAGCTGACCGAGAAACGAATCTACCTCAGCAG TAAACTGCCATCTTGGGTAAAAGCATTTGTCCCTCGAATTTTCTACGTTACGGAGAAGGCCTGGAACTTCTACCCATACACCATCACAG AGTACTCA GTATCATTCCTCCCCAAGTTCAGCATCCGTATTGAGACAAGATTCGAGAACAACAACGGTGATAACGATAAC GTGTTTGGGGACAAGCCAACCCCAGCAGAGAATGTGTGTTTCCTGGATATCCTGAGTGACCCCATCCCTGAAAAGCACTACAAAGAATCAGAG GACCTGAGTCTGTGGCAGTCAAGTAAAACCGGCCGAGGACCTCTGGAGAAGGGCTGGAGGGACAGCCACAAACCTGTCATGTGCTCCTATAAGAGGGTGGAGTGCAGCTTTGAGGTCTACGGCTTCCAGACCAAGACAGAGGAGTTCATACATCGA AACATACGAGACATTCTCCTGGTTGGCCACCGGCAGGCAGTGGCATGGGTAGACGAATGGCACG GGCTCTGTTTGGAGGAGGTGAGAGAGTACGAGCGGACGATGCAAGAGAAGACCAACAGCAAAGTCAAATGCAGCCAGAACAGCACAG ATTCAGGGGTCGTCCCTCGTCCTGCGTTTTTTCGCTCCATCTCTGTGACAGATGAGCGCAGCCTTAAGAAGATGGGAGTGACCACTGCAGCCGTACCTGACCCCTCCCACAGTACCATTCGCCTGAACTCAACCCCCGAATga